DNA from Granulicella arctica:
CATCCTTTATGGCTACGGACACAAAAGAACTCTCGATAAGCCGCCGCAAACTGATCCTTCGCGACTCAGTAGCTTTTCTCAGCCTCACCTTGATCACCGTCGTGTTGTTTGCGATCACACTGTTTTTATTTCGCTCGTTCATGGCTCATAGGACAGAACTGGCGAAGAGGTGGTCAGATCGGGGACAGGCTGCGCTCACGGCGGCTAAGCCGGAACAAGCGATTGCGGCATACCGGACGGCACTATCGTACGCTCCCGGAGAGCATGCCTATGAACTGAAGCTCGCACAGGCTCTCGGTGAAGCCGGTCGAACGGAGGAGTCGTACAACTACTTTATGGGTCTATGGGAGACCGAGCCGGGAAGCGGATTCATCAATTTGCAGCTTGCGCGACTAGCAGCACAGAAACGAGATGTGCAGGACGCAACCAACTTTTATCGGGCATCCATCTATGGAACGTGGGAGGGTGATGGCGTCCAACGACGACGCGAGGTGAGGTTGGAGCTGGCCCAGTATCTGATCTCACAGCATGATGCTGTAGCAGCACGGACCGATCTGCTCATCGCAGGTGGGAACGCTCCGGATACACCGGAGATCGATAACACACTGGCAAGAATGCTGGAGCAGGCAGGAGATGCAGCAGACGCCCTAAGCTATTACCGAAAAGCGATTGCGGTCGATCCCAAGAATCAGACAACCCTAGATAATGCCGCAAACTTGGCGTATGCGATGGGAGACTTCAATGCGGCTCATACACTGCTTGAACGGGCAGTACGCAATCATAAAGATGATGCGGATGACGTAACGCTATTGGCGCGCACAGAACGGCTGCTCCAGCTCATGCCCGCAGAGGGACTTTCTGCAAAAGAAAAAGTGGATCGAGCTCTTGCAGATCGAGCTATCGCAAAAAAGAGGCTGAATAGCTGCATAGCACAGCGAGGGACGGCGCTCCCTGCTGGACTACAGGTATTGAATGAGAGATGGGCA
Protein-coding regions in this window:
- a CDS encoding tetratricopeptide repeat protein, producing MATDTKELSISRRKLILRDSVAFLSLTLITVVLFAITLFLFRSFMAHRTELAKRWSDRGQAALTAAKPEQAIAAYRTALSYAPGEHAYELKLAQALGEAGRTEESYNYFMGLWETEPGSGFINLQLARLAAQKRDVQDATNFYRASIYGTWEGDGVQRRREVRLELAQYLISQHDAVAARTDLLIAGGNAPDTPEIDNTLARMLEQAGDAADALSYYRKAIAVDPKNQTTLDNAANLAYAMGDFNAAHTLLERAVRNHKDDADDVTLLARTERLLQLMPAEGLSAKEKVDRALADRAIAKKRLNSCIAQRGTALPAGLQVLNERWANGGGVTNRAALLQDTDKQAAVLQLTYDTEMELETDQVCGSATGDDALLLLLAKSMQKTGQ